The Toxotes jaculatrix isolate fToxJac2 chromosome 14, fToxJac2.pri, whole genome shotgun sequence genome window below encodes:
- the dtna gene encoding dystrobrevin alpha isoform X3, with amino-acid sequence MVLYERMIEDCGRSGDNMADRRQLFVEMRAQDLDSIRLSTYRTACKLRFVQKKCNLHLVDIWNVIEAFRENGLNTMDLNAELSVARLEVVLSTIFYQLNKRMPTTHQINVEQSISLLLNFLLAAYDPEGRGKISVFVMKMALATICGGKILDKLRYIFSLISDSAGILVYSQFDQFLREVLKLPMAVFEGPSFGYTEQAARTCFSQQKKVSLNTFLDTLMSDPPPQCLVWLPLMHRLANVENVFHPVECSYCHTESMMGFRYRCQQCHNYQLCQDCFWRGHASGSHSNQHQMKEYTSWKSPAKKLSHALSKSLSCASSREPLHPMFLEMPEKPLNLAHIVPPRPVNITNDYSLSHSMPTSGNPYSTKNKNNDVEQRKPLTGAAPHLLKGRGLNYNLDVADRLADEHVLIGLYVKLLQNNPRTCLLESSNHQDEEHSLIARYAARLAADAAQAQQQRVPTDLPCSLDANKQQRQLIAELESKNREILQEIQRLRLQHEEASQPPPDKGQQNPTLLAELRHLRQRKDELEQRMSTLQESRRELMVQLEQLMMLLKLEEERKQATQGPGSPRSSPSHTISRPIPTPIHSDSAGTTPTHTPQDSLMGVGGDVQEAFAQGPRRNLRNDLLIAADSITNTMSSLVKELNSEGGSETESTVDSDFGRGDLLATTSSDPFITYKPRSSSAAEQESFENDLEQQLEDELKLEELLKHRQEPDKPCMVTLQQ; translated from the exons AATGATTGAAGACTGCGGGCGGAGCGGTGACAACATGGCAGATAGAAGGCAACTGTTTGTCGAGATGA GGGCTCAAGACTTGGATTCCATACGACTGTCAACTTACAGAACAGCCTGCAAACTCAGATTTGTGCAGAAGAAATGCAATT TGCATTTGGTTGATATTTGGAATGTCATTGAGGCTTTTCGAGAGAACGGCCTCAACACCATGGACCTCAACGCTGAGCTTTCTGTGGCTCGTCTAGAAGTGGTACTGTCTACCATTTTTTACCAGCTGAACAAACGCATGCCCACCACCCACCAGATCAACGTGGAGCAGTCCATCAGCCTGCTGCTCAACTTCCTGCTGGCAGCCTATGACCC GGAGGGCCGTGGCAAGATATCTGTCTTTGTTATGAAGATGGCCCTAGCAACCATCTGTGGTGGGAAAATTCTGGATAAATTAAGAT ATATTTTTTCACTGATATCAGATTCCGCTGGAATATTGGTGTACTCACAGTTTGACCAATTTCTGAGGGAGGTTCTCAAATTACCTATGGCAGTTTTCGAGGGACCTTCTTTTGGTTACACAGAACAAGCGGCAAGAACCTGCTTTTCACAGCAG AAAAAGGTCTCCCTCAACACATTCCTCGATACGTTGATGTCAGACCCGCCCCCTCAGTGTCTGGTGTGGTTACCGCTCATGCATCGGCTCGCCAACGTGGAGAACG tCTTTCACCCGGTCGAGTGCTCCTACTGCCATACTGAGAGTATGATGGGCTTCCGCTACCGCTGCCAGCAATGTCATAATTACCAGCTCTGTCAGGACTGCTTCTGGAGGGGGCATGCCAGCGGTTCCCATAGCAACCAGCACCAAATGAAGGAGTATACGTCATGG AAATCCCCTGCTAAGAAGCTATCCCATGCACTCAGTAAGTCACTGAGCTGTGCATCCAGCAGAGAGCCTCTTCACCCCATGTTTCTTGAAATGCCAGAGAAACCTCTCAACCTAGCTCATATTGT GCCGCCAAGACCGGTGAACATCACCAACGActactcactctctcactccatGCCTACATCAGGGAACCCTTACTCCACCAAAAA CAAGAATAATGATGTTGAGCAAAGAAAGCCCTTGACTGGGGCTGCTCCACATCTGTTGAAAGGGAGAGG GTTGAACTACAACCTCGATGTTGCCGATAGACTTGCTGACGAACATGTTCTCATTGGCCTCTATGTGAAACTGCTCCAAAACAACCCCAGAACATG TTTGCTGGAGAGCAGTAACCATCAAGATGAAGAGCACAGTCTCATTGCCCGCTATGCTGCTAGACTGGCTGCTGATGCTGCG CAGGCTCAACAGCAGAGGGTCCCCACAGACCTCCCCTGCTCTCTGGATgccaacaaacagcagaggcagCTTATTGCTGAGCTCGAGAGCAAAAACAG AGAAATCCTGCAGGAAATCCAGCGGCTGCGCCTTCAGCACGAGGAGGCCTCCCAGCCTCCTCCTGACAAGGGTCAGCAGAACCCCACTCTGCTGGCTGAGCTACGACATCTCAG GCAACGCAAAGATGAGCTTGAACAAAGAATGTCTACTCTGCAGGAGAGTCGCAGGGAACTCATggtgcagctggagcagctaATGATGCTTCTCAAG CTGGAAGAAGAACGGAAACAAGCC ACTCAGGGTCCCGGCTCTCCACGCTCTTCCCCCAGCCACACCATCAGCCGGCCAATACCCACACCAATCCACTCGGACTCTGCCGGCACGACCCCGACTCACACACCTCAGGACTCACTCATGGGCGTGGGAGGGGATGTTCAGGAGGCCTTCGCTCAGG GTCCAAGGAGAAATTTGAGAAATGACCTGCTCATTGCTGCTGACTCCATCACCAACACAATGTCGTCACTGGTTAAGGAGCTGAATTCAg aaGGTGGAAGTGAGACTGAGAGCACTGTGGATTCAGACTTTGGACGTGGTGACCTGTTGGCCACAACTTCTTCAGATCCCTTCATCACCTATAAACCAAG GAGCTCCAGCGCTGCAGAGCAGGAGAGCTTTGAGAACGATCTGGAGCAGCAGTTGGAGGACGAGCTCAAGTTGGAGGAGCTACTGAAGCACAGGCAGGAACCAGACAAACCATGCATG GTGACTCTGCAGCAGTGA
- the dtna gene encoding dystrobrevin alpha isoform X9 has translation MVLYERMIEDCGRSGDNMADRRQLFVEMRAQDLDSIRLSTYRTACKLRFVQKKCNLHLVDIWNVIEAFRENGLNTMDLNAELSVARLEVVLSTIFYQLNKRMPTTHQINVEQSISLLLNFLLAAYDPEGRGKISVFVMKMALATICGGKILDKLRYIFSLISDSAGILVYSQFDQFLREVLKLPMAVFEGPSFGYTEQAARTCFSQQKKVSLNTFLDTLMSDPPPQCLVWLPLMHRLANVENVFHPVECSYCHTESMMGFRYRCQQCHNYQLCQDCFWRGHASGSHSNQHQMKEYTSWKSPAKKLSHALSKSLSCASSREPLHPMFLEMPEKPLNLAHIVPPRPVNITNDYSLSHSMPTSGNPYSTKKLNYNLDVADRLADEHVLIGLYVKLLQNNPRTCLLESSNHQDEEHSLIARYAARLAADAAQAQQQRVPTDLPCSLDANKQQRQLIAELESKNREILQEIQRLRLQHEEASQPPPDKGQQNPTLLAELRHLRQRKDELEQRMSTLQESRRELMVQLEQLMMLLKLEEERKQATQGPGSPRSSPSHTISRPIPTPIHSDSAGTTPTHTPQDSLMGVGGDVQEAFAQGPRRNLRNDLLIAADSITNTMSSLVKELNSEGGSETESTVDSDFGRGDLLATTSSDPFITYKPRSSSAAEQESFENDLEQQLEDELKLEELLKHRQEPDKPCMVTLQQ, from the exons AATGATTGAAGACTGCGGGCGGAGCGGTGACAACATGGCAGATAGAAGGCAACTGTTTGTCGAGATGA GGGCTCAAGACTTGGATTCCATACGACTGTCAACTTACAGAACAGCCTGCAAACTCAGATTTGTGCAGAAGAAATGCAATT TGCATTTGGTTGATATTTGGAATGTCATTGAGGCTTTTCGAGAGAACGGCCTCAACACCATGGACCTCAACGCTGAGCTTTCTGTGGCTCGTCTAGAAGTGGTACTGTCTACCATTTTTTACCAGCTGAACAAACGCATGCCCACCACCCACCAGATCAACGTGGAGCAGTCCATCAGCCTGCTGCTCAACTTCCTGCTGGCAGCCTATGACCC GGAGGGCCGTGGCAAGATATCTGTCTTTGTTATGAAGATGGCCCTAGCAACCATCTGTGGTGGGAAAATTCTGGATAAATTAAGAT ATATTTTTTCACTGATATCAGATTCCGCTGGAATATTGGTGTACTCACAGTTTGACCAATTTCTGAGGGAGGTTCTCAAATTACCTATGGCAGTTTTCGAGGGACCTTCTTTTGGTTACACAGAACAAGCGGCAAGAACCTGCTTTTCACAGCAG AAAAAGGTCTCCCTCAACACATTCCTCGATACGTTGATGTCAGACCCGCCCCCTCAGTGTCTGGTGTGGTTACCGCTCATGCATCGGCTCGCCAACGTGGAGAACG tCTTTCACCCGGTCGAGTGCTCCTACTGCCATACTGAGAGTATGATGGGCTTCCGCTACCGCTGCCAGCAATGTCATAATTACCAGCTCTGTCAGGACTGCTTCTGGAGGGGGCATGCCAGCGGTTCCCATAGCAACCAGCACCAAATGAAGGAGTATACGTCATGG AAATCCCCTGCTAAGAAGCTATCCCATGCACTCAGTAAGTCACTGAGCTGTGCATCCAGCAGAGAGCCTCTTCACCCCATGTTTCTTGAAATGCCAGAGAAACCTCTCAACCTAGCTCATATTGT GCCGCCAAGACCGGTGAACATCACCAACGActactcactctctcactccatGCCTACATCAGGGAACCCTTACTCCACCAAAAA GTTGAACTACAACCTCGATGTTGCCGATAGACTTGCTGACGAACATGTTCTCATTGGCCTCTATGTGAAACTGCTCCAAAACAACCCCAGAACATG TTTGCTGGAGAGCAGTAACCATCAAGATGAAGAGCACAGTCTCATTGCCCGCTATGCTGCTAGACTGGCTGCTGATGCTGCG CAGGCTCAACAGCAGAGGGTCCCCACAGACCTCCCCTGCTCTCTGGATgccaacaaacagcagaggcagCTTATTGCTGAGCTCGAGAGCAAAAACAG AGAAATCCTGCAGGAAATCCAGCGGCTGCGCCTTCAGCACGAGGAGGCCTCCCAGCCTCCTCCTGACAAGGGTCAGCAGAACCCCACTCTGCTGGCTGAGCTACGACATCTCAG GCAACGCAAAGATGAGCTTGAACAAAGAATGTCTACTCTGCAGGAGAGTCGCAGGGAACTCATggtgcagctggagcagctaATGATGCTTCTCAAG CTGGAAGAAGAACGGAAACAAGCC ACTCAGGGTCCCGGCTCTCCACGCTCTTCCCCCAGCCACACCATCAGCCGGCCAATACCCACACCAATCCACTCGGACTCTGCCGGCACGACCCCGACTCACACACCTCAGGACTCACTCATGGGCGTGGGAGGGGATGTTCAGGAGGCCTTCGCTCAGG GTCCAAGGAGAAATTTGAGAAATGACCTGCTCATTGCTGCTGACTCCATCACCAACACAATGTCGTCACTGGTTAAGGAGCTGAATTCAg aaGGTGGAAGTGAGACTGAGAGCACTGTGGATTCAGACTTTGGACGTGGTGACCTGTTGGCCACAACTTCTTCAGATCCCTTCATCACCTATAAACCAAG GAGCTCCAGCGCTGCAGAGCAGGAGAGCTTTGAGAACGATCTGGAGCAGCAGTTGGAGGACGAGCTCAAGTTGGAGGAGCTACTGAAGCACAGGCAGGAACCAGACAAACCATGCATG GTGACTCTGCAGCAGTGA
- the dtna gene encoding dystrobrevin alpha isoform X6, with protein sequence MVLYERMIEDCGRSGDNMADRRQLFVEMRAQDLDSIRLSTYRTACKLRFVQKKCNLHLVDIWNVIEAFRENGLNTMDLNAELSVARLEVVLSTIFYQLNKRMPTTHQINVEQSISLLLNFLLAAYDPEGRGKISVFVMKMALATICGGKILDKLRYIFSLISDSAGILVYSQFDQFLREVLKLPMAVFEGPSFGYTEQAARTCFSQQKKVSLNTFLDTLMSDPPPQCLVWLPLMHRLANVENVFHPVECSYCHTESMMGFRYRCQQCHNYQLCQDCFWRGHASGSHSNQHQMKEYTSWKSPAKKLSHALSKSLSCASSREPLHPMFLEMPEKPLNLAHIVDTWPPRPVNITNDYSLSHSMPTSGNPYSTKNKNNDVEQRKPLTGAAPHLLKGRGLNYNLDVADRLADEHVLIGLYVKLLQNNPRTCLLESSNHQDEEHSLIARYAARLAADAAAQQQRVPTDLPCSLDANKQQRQLIAELESKNREILQEIQRLRLQHEEASQPPPDKGQQNPTLLAELRHLRQRKDELEQRMSTLQESRRELMVQLEQLMMLLKTQGPGSPRSSPSHTISRPIPTPIHSDSAGTTPTHTPQDSLMGVGGDVQEAFAQGPRRNLRNDLLIAADSITNTMSSLVKELNSEGGSETESTVDSDFGRGDLLATTSSDPFITYKPRSSSAAEQESFENDLEQQLEDELKLEELLKHRQEPDKPCMVTLQQ encoded by the exons AATGATTGAAGACTGCGGGCGGAGCGGTGACAACATGGCAGATAGAAGGCAACTGTTTGTCGAGATGA GGGCTCAAGACTTGGATTCCATACGACTGTCAACTTACAGAACAGCCTGCAAACTCAGATTTGTGCAGAAGAAATGCAATT TGCATTTGGTTGATATTTGGAATGTCATTGAGGCTTTTCGAGAGAACGGCCTCAACACCATGGACCTCAACGCTGAGCTTTCTGTGGCTCGTCTAGAAGTGGTACTGTCTACCATTTTTTACCAGCTGAACAAACGCATGCCCACCACCCACCAGATCAACGTGGAGCAGTCCATCAGCCTGCTGCTCAACTTCCTGCTGGCAGCCTATGACCC GGAGGGCCGTGGCAAGATATCTGTCTTTGTTATGAAGATGGCCCTAGCAACCATCTGTGGTGGGAAAATTCTGGATAAATTAAGAT ATATTTTTTCACTGATATCAGATTCCGCTGGAATATTGGTGTACTCACAGTTTGACCAATTTCTGAGGGAGGTTCTCAAATTACCTATGGCAGTTTTCGAGGGACCTTCTTTTGGTTACACAGAACAAGCGGCAAGAACCTGCTTTTCACAGCAG AAAAAGGTCTCCCTCAACACATTCCTCGATACGTTGATGTCAGACCCGCCCCCTCAGTGTCTGGTGTGGTTACCGCTCATGCATCGGCTCGCCAACGTGGAGAACG tCTTTCACCCGGTCGAGTGCTCCTACTGCCATACTGAGAGTATGATGGGCTTCCGCTACCGCTGCCAGCAATGTCATAATTACCAGCTCTGTCAGGACTGCTTCTGGAGGGGGCATGCCAGCGGTTCCCATAGCAACCAGCACCAAATGAAGGAGTATACGTCATGG AAATCCCCTGCTAAGAAGCTATCCCATGCACTCAGTAAGTCACTGAGCTGTGCATCCAGCAGAGAGCCTCTTCACCCCATGTTTCTTGAAATGCCAGAGAAACCTCTCAACCTAGCTCATATTGT AGACACGTG GCCGCCAAGACCGGTGAACATCACCAACGActactcactctctcactccatGCCTACATCAGGGAACCCTTACTCCACCAAAAA CAAGAATAATGATGTTGAGCAAAGAAAGCCCTTGACTGGGGCTGCTCCACATCTGTTGAAAGGGAGAGG GTTGAACTACAACCTCGATGTTGCCGATAGACTTGCTGACGAACATGTTCTCATTGGCCTCTATGTGAAACTGCTCCAAAACAACCCCAGAACATG TTTGCTGGAGAGCAGTAACCATCAAGATGAAGAGCACAGTCTCATTGCCCGCTATGCTGCTAGACTGGCTGCTGATGCTGCG GCTCAACAGCAGAGGGTCCCCACAGACCTCCCCTGCTCTCTGGATgccaacaaacagcagaggcagCTTATTGCTGAGCTCGAGAGCAAAAACAG AGAAATCCTGCAGGAAATCCAGCGGCTGCGCCTTCAGCACGAGGAGGCCTCCCAGCCTCCTCCTGACAAGGGTCAGCAGAACCCCACTCTGCTGGCTGAGCTACGACATCTCAG GCAACGCAAAGATGAGCTTGAACAAAGAATGTCTACTCTGCAGGAGAGTCGCAGGGAACTCATggtgcagctggagcagctaATGATGCTTCTCAAG ACTCAGGGTCCCGGCTCTCCACGCTCTTCCCCCAGCCACACCATCAGCCGGCCAATACCCACACCAATCCACTCGGACTCTGCCGGCACGACCCCGACTCACACACCTCAGGACTCACTCATGGGCGTGGGAGGGGATGTTCAGGAGGCCTTCGCTCAGG GTCCAAGGAGAAATTTGAGAAATGACCTGCTCATTGCTGCTGACTCCATCACCAACACAATGTCGTCACTGGTTAAGGAGCTGAATTCAg aaGGTGGAAGTGAGACTGAGAGCACTGTGGATTCAGACTTTGGACGTGGTGACCTGTTGGCCACAACTTCTTCAGATCCCTTCATCACCTATAAACCAAG GAGCTCCAGCGCTGCAGAGCAGGAGAGCTTTGAGAACGATCTGGAGCAGCAGTTGGAGGACGAGCTCAAGTTGGAGGAGCTACTGAAGCACAGGCAGGAACCAGACAAACCATGCATG GTGACTCTGCAGCAGTGA
- the dtna gene encoding dystrobrevin alpha isoform X13, giving the protein MVLYERMIEDCGRSGDNMADRRQLFVEMRAQDLDSIRLSTYRTACKLRFVQKKCNLHLVDIWNVIEAFRENGLNTMDLNAELSVARLEVVLSTIFYQLNKRMPTTHQINVEQSISLLLNFLLAAYDPEGRGKISVFVMKMALATICGGKILDKLRYIFSLISDSAGILVYSQFDQFLREVLKLPMAVFEGPSFGYTEQAARTCFSQQKKVSLNTFLDTLMSDPPPQCLVWLPLMHRLANVENVFHPVECSYCHTESMMGFRYRCQQCHNYQLCQDCFWRGHASGSHSNQHQMKEYTSWKSPAKKLSHALSKSLSCASSREPLHPMFLEMPEKPLNLAHIVDTWPPRPVNITNDYSLSHSMPTSGNPYSTKNLLESSNHQDEEHSLIARYAARLAADAAQAQQQRVPTDLPCSLDANKQQRQLIAELESKNREILQEIQRLRLQHEEASQPPPDKGQQNPTLLAELRHLRQRKDELEQRMSTLQESRRELMVQLEQLMMLLKTQGPGSPRSSPSHTISRPIPTPIHSDSAGTTPTHTPQDSLMGVGGDVQEAFAQGPRRNLRNDLLIAADSITNTMSSLVKELNSEGGSETESTVDSDFGRGDLLATTSSDPFITYKPRSSSAAEQESFENDLEQQLEDELKLEELLKHRQEPDKPCMVTLQQ; this is encoded by the exons AATGATTGAAGACTGCGGGCGGAGCGGTGACAACATGGCAGATAGAAGGCAACTGTTTGTCGAGATGA GGGCTCAAGACTTGGATTCCATACGACTGTCAACTTACAGAACAGCCTGCAAACTCAGATTTGTGCAGAAGAAATGCAATT TGCATTTGGTTGATATTTGGAATGTCATTGAGGCTTTTCGAGAGAACGGCCTCAACACCATGGACCTCAACGCTGAGCTTTCTGTGGCTCGTCTAGAAGTGGTACTGTCTACCATTTTTTACCAGCTGAACAAACGCATGCCCACCACCCACCAGATCAACGTGGAGCAGTCCATCAGCCTGCTGCTCAACTTCCTGCTGGCAGCCTATGACCC GGAGGGCCGTGGCAAGATATCTGTCTTTGTTATGAAGATGGCCCTAGCAACCATCTGTGGTGGGAAAATTCTGGATAAATTAAGAT ATATTTTTTCACTGATATCAGATTCCGCTGGAATATTGGTGTACTCACAGTTTGACCAATTTCTGAGGGAGGTTCTCAAATTACCTATGGCAGTTTTCGAGGGACCTTCTTTTGGTTACACAGAACAAGCGGCAAGAACCTGCTTTTCACAGCAG AAAAAGGTCTCCCTCAACACATTCCTCGATACGTTGATGTCAGACCCGCCCCCTCAGTGTCTGGTGTGGTTACCGCTCATGCATCGGCTCGCCAACGTGGAGAACG tCTTTCACCCGGTCGAGTGCTCCTACTGCCATACTGAGAGTATGATGGGCTTCCGCTACCGCTGCCAGCAATGTCATAATTACCAGCTCTGTCAGGACTGCTTCTGGAGGGGGCATGCCAGCGGTTCCCATAGCAACCAGCACCAAATGAAGGAGTATACGTCATGG AAATCCCCTGCTAAGAAGCTATCCCATGCACTCAGTAAGTCACTGAGCTGTGCATCCAGCAGAGAGCCTCTTCACCCCATGTTTCTTGAAATGCCAGAGAAACCTCTCAACCTAGCTCATATTGT AGACACGTG GCCGCCAAGACCGGTGAACATCACCAACGActactcactctctcactccatGCCTACATCAGGGAACCCTTACTCCACCAAAAA TTTGCTGGAGAGCAGTAACCATCAAGATGAAGAGCACAGTCTCATTGCCCGCTATGCTGCTAGACTGGCTGCTGATGCTGCG CAGGCTCAACAGCAGAGGGTCCCCACAGACCTCCCCTGCTCTCTGGATgccaacaaacagcagaggcagCTTATTGCTGAGCTCGAGAGCAAAAACAG AGAAATCCTGCAGGAAATCCAGCGGCTGCGCCTTCAGCACGAGGAGGCCTCCCAGCCTCCTCCTGACAAGGGTCAGCAGAACCCCACTCTGCTGGCTGAGCTACGACATCTCAG GCAACGCAAAGATGAGCTTGAACAAAGAATGTCTACTCTGCAGGAGAGTCGCAGGGAACTCATggtgcagctggagcagctaATGATGCTTCTCAAG ACTCAGGGTCCCGGCTCTCCACGCTCTTCCCCCAGCCACACCATCAGCCGGCCAATACCCACACCAATCCACTCGGACTCTGCCGGCACGACCCCGACTCACACACCTCAGGACTCACTCATGGGCGTGGGAGGGGATGTTCAGGAGGCCTTCGCTCAGG GTCCAAGGAGAAATTTGAGAAATGACCTGCTCATTGCTGCTGACTCCATCACCAACACAATGTCGTCACTGGTTAAGGAGCTGAATTCAg aaGGTGGAAGTGAGACTGAGAGCACTGTGGATTCAGACTTTGGACGTGGTGACCTGTTGGCCACAACTTCTTCAGATCCCTTCATCACCTATAAACCAAG GAGCTCCAGCGCTGCAGAGCAGGAGAGCTTTGAGAACGATCTGGAGCAGCAGTTGGAGGACGAGCTCAAGTTGGAGGAGCTACTGAAGCACAGGCAGGAACCAGACAAACCATGCATG GTGACTCTGCAGCAGTGA
- the dtna gene encoding dystrobrevin alpha isoform X2: MVLYERMIEDCGRSGDNMADRRQLFVEMRAQDLDSIRLSTYRTACKLRFVQKKCNLHLVDIWNVIEAFRENGLNTMDLNAELSVARLEVVLSTIFYQLNKRMPTTHQINVEQSISLLLNFLLAAYDPEGRGKISVFVMKMALATICGGKILDKLRYIFSLISDSAGILVYSQFDQFLREVLKLPMAVFEGPSFGYTEQAARTCFSQQKKVSLNTFLDTLMSDPPPQCLVWLPLMHRLANVENVFHPVECSYCHTESMMGFRYRCQQCHNYQLCQDCFWRGHASGSHSNQHQMKEYTSWKSPAKKLSHALSKSLSCASSREPLHPMFLEMPEKPLNLAHIVDTWPPRPVNITNDYSLSHSMPTSGNPYSTKNKNNDVEQRKPLTGAAPHLLKGRGLNYNLDVADRLADEHVLIGLYVKLLQNNPRTCLLESSNHQDEEHSLIARYAARLAADAAAQQQRVPTDLPCSLDANKQQRQLIAELESKNREILQEIQRLRLQHEEASQPPPDKGQQNPTLLAELRHLRQRKDELEQRMSTLQESRRELMVQLEQLMMLLKLEEERKQATQGPGSPRSSPSHTISRPIPTPIHSDSAGTTPTHTPQDSLMGVGGDVQEAFAQGPRRNLRNDLLIAADSITNTMSSLVKELNSEGGSETESTVDSDFGRGDLLATTSSDPFITYKPRSSSAAEQESFENDLEQQLEDELKLEELLKHRQEPDKPCMVTLQQ, translated from the exons AATGATTGAAGACTGCGGGCGGAGCGGTGACAACATGGCAGATAGAAGGCAACTGTTTGTCGAGATGA GGGCTCAAGACTTGGATTCCATACGACTGTCAACTTACAGAACAGCCTGCAAACTCAGATTTGTGCAGAAGAAATGCAATT TGCATTTGGTTGATATTTGGAATGTCATTGAGGCTTTTCGAGAGAACGGCCTCAACACCATGGACCTCAACGCTGAGCTTTCTGTGGCTCGTCTAGAAGTGGTACTGTCTACCATTTTTTACCAGCTGAACAAACGCATGCCCACCACCCACCAGATCAACGTGGAGCAGTCCATCAGCCTGCTGCTCAACTTCCTGCTGGCAGCCTATGACCC GGAGGGCCGTGGCAAGATATCTGTCTTTGTTATGAAGATGGCCCTAGCAACCATCTGTGGTGGGAAAATTCTGGATAAATTAAGAT ATATTTTTTCACTGATATCAGATTCCGCTGGAATATTGGTGTACTCACAGTTTGACCAATTTCTGAGGGAGGTTCTCAAATTACCTATGGCAGTTTTCGAGGGACCTTCTTTTGGTTACACAGAACAAGCGGCAAGAACCTGCTTTTCACAGCAG AAAAAGGTCTCCCTCAACACATTCCTCGATACGTTGATGTCAGACCCGCCCCCTCAGTGTCTGGTGTGGTTACCGCTCATGCATCGGCTCGCCAACGTGGAGAACG tCTTTCACCCGGTCGAGTGCTCCTACTGCCATACTGAGAGTATGATGGGCTTCCGCTACCGCTGCCAGCAATGTCATAATTACCAGCTCTGTCAGGACTGCTTCTGGAGGGGGCATGCCAGCGGTTCCCATAGCAACCAGCACCAAATGAAGGAGTATACGTCATGG AAATCCCCTGCTAAGAAGCTATCCCATGCACTCAGTAAGTCACTGAGCTGTGCATCCAGCAGAGAGCCTCTTCACCCCATGTTTCTTGAAATGCCAGAGAAACCTCTCAACCTAGCTCATATTGT AGACACGTG GCCGCCAAGACCGGTGAACATCACCAACGActactcactctctcactccatGCCTACATCAGGGAACCCTTACTCCACCAAAAA CAAGAATAATGATGTTGAGCAAAGAAAGCCCTTGACTGGGGCTGCTCCACATCTGTTGAAAGGGAGAGG GTTGAACTACAACCTCGATGTTGCCGATAGACTTGCTGACGAACATGTTCTCATTGGCCTCTATGTGAAACTGCTCCAAAACAACCCCAGAACATG TTTGCTGGAGAGCAGTAACCATCAAGATGAAGAGCACAGTCTCATTGCCCGCTATGCTGCTAGACTGGCTGCTGATGCTGCG GCTCAACAGCAGAGGGTCCCCACAGACCTCCCCTGCTCTCTGGATgccaacaaacagcagaggcagCTTATTGCTGAGCTCGAGAGCAAAAACAG AGAAATCCTGCAGGAAATCCAGCGGCTGCGCCTTCAGCACGAGGAGGCCTCCCAGCCTCCTCCTGACAAGGGTCAGCAGAACCCCACTCTGCTGGCTGAGCTACGACATCTCAG GCAACGCAAAGATGAGCTTGAACAAAGAATGTCTACTCTGCAGGAGAGTCGCAGGGAACTCATggtgcagctggagcagctaATGATGCTTCTCAAG CTGGAAGAAGAACGGAAACAAGCC ACTCAGGGTCCCGGCTCTCCACGCTCTTCCCCCAGCCACACCATCAGCCGGCCAATACCCACACCAATCCACTCGGACTCTGCCGGCACGACCCCGACTCACACACCTCAGGACTCACTCATGGGCGTGGGAGGGGATGTTCAGGAGGCCTTCGCTCAGG GTCCAAGGAGAAATTTGAGAAATGACCTGCTCATTGCTGCTGACTCCATCACCAACACAATGTCGTCACTGGTTAAGGAGCTGAATTCAg aaGGTGGAAGTGAGACTGAGAGCACTGTGGATTCAGACTTTGGACGTGGTGACCTGTTGGCCACAACTTCTTCAGATCCCTTCATCACCTATAAACCAAG GAGCTCCAGCGCTGCAGAGCAGGAGAGCTTTGAGAACGATCTGGAGCAGCAGTTGGAGGACGAGCTCAAGTTGGAGGAGCTACTGAAGCACAGGCAGGAACCAGACAAACCATGCATG GTGACTCTGCAGCAGTGA